ATTTAAAAGGTCGTTGGCAGATTTTGGAAGAAGAACCTAAAGTTATTTGTGATACAGCTCATAATAAAGAGGGATTAAATTATACCTTAAAACAGCTTCAAAATGAAAAGTATGAAAATTTGCATATTGTTTTAGGGGTAGTTTCTGATAAAAAATTGAATGAGGTATTACCTCTTTTTCCGAAAAATGCAACTTATTATTTTTGTAAACCAGATATTGTAAGAGGTTTGTCAGAAAAAAAATTAAAGAAGCAGGCTAATGAGTATAATTTAATAGGAGAATCGTTTGTTTCTGTTAGTCAGGCTTTTGAAGTGGCCAAATTGAATGCAGGGAGCCAAGATGTGATTTATATAGGGGGGAGCACGTTCGTTGTTGCTCAAGTTTTATAAAAAAAACGTAAAAAAAATTTGTGAGTCTCTAAAAGGATTGTATATTTGCACCCGCAATTAGCACATAAGGGCGCGTAGCTCAGTTGGTTCAGAGCACTTGGTTTACACCCAAGGGGTCAGGGGTTCGAATCCCTTCGCGCCCACCAATAAGTCTTAAAGTTAATTGCAAACGGGCGCGTAGCTCAGTTGGTTCAGAGCACTTGGTTTACACCCAAGGGGTCAGGGGTTCGAATCCCTTCGCGCCCACTGAAAGTCTCATCAAATTTTGATGAGACTTTTTTTTGTTTATAATATTTTGTTTGATAATGTTTTTTGTACTTTTGTAGGCTATTTACAAGGTATTTTTAGTAACGAAAAAGATGAATACACCCAAAATTGCAATTATAGGATTAGGTTATGTTGGTTTACCATTGGCTAGGTTATTTGCAGCTAAATATTCCGTTGTTGGTTTTGATATAAAAACTAAAAGGGTTCAAGAATTAAAGTCAGGTGTAGATGTAACACTGGAAGTTGATAATGAATTATTGAAATCTGTTTTAGTAGATGAGAATTCTAATAAAAAAGGATTATTTGTTACATCTAATTCAGAAGATATAAAGCAGTGTAATTATTATATTGTAACAGTTCCAACATCTGTAGATAAAAATAATCAACCGATCTTAACCCCATTATTAAGTGCGAGTAAAACAATAGGAACTGTTCTTAATATAGGTGATACTGTTATATATGAATCTACAGTGTACCCTGGAGCTACAGAAGAGGATTGTGTTCCTGTACTTGAAGCTGTATCAAATTTAAAATTAAACAAAGAATTTTATGTGGGATATTCTCCAGAAAGAATAAGTCCAGGTGATAAAATTCGTACAGTTGAAAATATTTTAAAAGTTACTTCTGGTTCTACCGAAGAAATAGCAAAAAAAATTGACGATTTATATAAATCGGTAATTAAGGCTGGAACTCATATGGCTCCCTCTATAAAGGTTGCTGAAGCTTCAAAAATTATAGAGAATTGTCAAAGAGATATTAATATTGCTTTTGTTAACGAGTTGGCTAAAATATTTAACTTAATGAATATTAATACCAACGAAGTTTTAGAAGCAGCTTCTACAAAATGGAATTTCTTACCTTTTAAGCCAGGATTAGTTGGTGGGCACTGTATTGGTGTTGATCCTTTTTACTTGGCTCAAAAAGCACAACAATTTGGGTACTACCCTGAAATAATTTTATCTGGTAGAAGATTGAATGATAGTATGGGGAATCATGTGGCGTCAGAAGTTGTGAAATTAATGATTTCAGAAGATGTAAAAGTGAAAAATGCTGAAATTTTAATTTTAGGAATCACTTTTAAAGAGAATTGTCCAGATATAAGAAACACAAAAGTAATTGATGTATATCATGCTTTAAAAAGCTATGGGGTTGCTGTAGATATTTATGATCCTTGGGCTAGAAAAGAAGAAGTTTTTACCGAGTATGATTTAGGGTTGAAGCCTAATTTGTATGATAAGAAATATGATGCTGTCGTTTTAGCAGTGTCGCACAATGAATTTAAACAAATTGATTTATCTAGGTTAAAGAAAAATAAAGGAGTTGTTTATGATGTGAAGAATTTTCTACCTAAAGAGTTAATAGATAAAACATTATAATGAAGAATTTTGCTTTAATTGGAGCAGCAGGATATATTGCTCCACGTCATTTAAGAGCTATAAAGGATACTAATAATAATTTAGTAGCAGCTCTCGACAAATTTGATAGTGTTGGTGTGATGGATAGTTATTTTCCGAAAGCTGATTTTTTTGTAGAGTTTGAACGATTTGATCGTTACATAGAAAAAATTAAACGGCAACAAGGTGTACAGCTTGATTATGTAAGCATATGTACACCAAACTACTTACATGATTCACATATTAGAATGGCATTAAGAAGAGGGGCTGATGCTATTTGTGAAAAACCTTTGGTATTGAATCCTTGGAATTTAGAGGCTCTTCAAGCTATAGAGAAAGAATCAGAAAATAAAGTAAATACAATATTGCAATTACGATTACACCCAAGTATTATTGCGTTAAAGAAAAAAGTTGATTCTGAAAGTAAAAAAGGTAAATACGATGTTGATTTAACATATATTGCTTCTCGAGGAAATTGGTATGATGTCTCTTGGAAAGGAGATGAAAGTAAATCAGGAGGAATAGCAACAAATATTGGAATTCATTTTTACGATATGCTCTCTTGGGTTTTTGGAGAAGTACAAGAAAATATAGTGCATTTAAGAGAGAAAGATAAATCTGCAGGATATTTAGAGTTTGAAAAGGCTAGAGTGCGTTGGTTTTTATCAATAGATGAAAATTCTTTACCTATAGAAGTTAAAGAGAAGCAGCAACGAACTTACCGTTCAATTACTGTTGATGGTGATGAAATTGAGTTTAGTGGAGGTTTTACAGAATTACATACAGAAAGTTATAAAGGGATTTTAAAAGGGCGCGGTTTTGGTTTAGTAGATGCTAAGTCATCAATTGAAATAGTACATGGTATAAGGAATGCTGAGTTGGTTAATTTTGGAGAGAAACATTATTTTGTAAGATAAAGATAACAGAATTAAGTAAGTCGTTTTTTATGACTTTTAATAATAATTGTGAATTTGTTTTTTTAAATAATAAATGATGGTACTTTATTTGTTGTGATAAGTGTAAATAAATTCAGAGCTTAGAAGTATTATTGTTTAATAATGAAAATAATTTCATTATTCTCATTTTAATAAAAAGTTAGAACTAATGAAAAATACCATTATCTTTGACGGCCGAAATCAGTATGTTTTAGGTGGTTTTTTAGAAAAAAAAGAGTGTTATTCAATCGGGAAATAAATAAAAAAATGATATTAAAAAAGCTAAATATTTTATTAATATTCTTATTGCTTAGTTTATGTATTAATACAATTAAAGCTCAAGATATTCAAGGTAACTTGAGCCAAATTGAAGTAGATAATCTTTCAGATAAAGAAGTTGCTAATTATTGGAGTAAAATAAAAAAAGAGGGCTATACTTTAGAACAGGCATTGTCGATTGCTAAAACTAGGGGGATGTCAGAACTACAAGCTCAAAAACTTCAGACTAGAATTAGGAACCTTGGAAATACTAGTTTGAGTAAAAATGAAGAAAAAGTTAATGAAAATGAAGAAAAAGAAGAAGAAGGTCTATATTTTGGACTAACTGGAGAAGAAAAGGATAAGGAAGAAAAAAAAGAAAAACTTTTTGGGTATGACTTTTTTAATAACCCAAATATTTCATTTACCCCCAATTTAAATGTAGCAACACCAGAAAATTATATTGTAGGAGCGGGAGATATTCTTTCTGTTGATTTATGGGGAGCAGCTGAAGCTAATTATGAGAAAAAAGTTAATAGGCAAGGAGCTATTAATATCCAAGGTGTTGGTAATATTCATTTAATAGGTTTGCCAATTAAAGCCGTAAGAGCTAAAATTAAAAACTATTTAAAAAGAATTTATTCAGGAATTGGAGCTTCATCTAATAGCTATAACAAAGTTAACATAGCGGTATCTATTAAAGAAGTTAGAAATGTTCAAGTGAGTATTGTTGGTGAGGTAAAAGTTCCAGGTTCGTATTCATTGAGTGCTTTTTCAACAGTTTTAAATTCATTGTATGCTGCTGGAGGACCTACTAAAAATGGAACTTTTAGAAATGTTAGGCTTTTTAGAGCTGGACAAAAGATAGCTGATTTTGATTTTTACGATTTTTTAGTAAACGGATCTGAAGCTGGAAATATAACGGTACAAGATCAAGATGTTATTATTATAAAGCCTTATGAGAAATTAGTTACGATTGAAGGAGCTGTTAAAAGGCCAGGTTTGTACGAAATGAAAGAATCTGAAACAGTTGCAGACCTGTTAAGGTATTGTAGTGGTTTCGTTTCGAACGCTTACAAACAGAATATAGTTATAGAAAGAGTAAGCGGCATACAAAAAGAAATAGTAGAAATTCCATTTAAAGAGTTGTCTATTGAAAAGTTAAAAGATGGTGATTTTATAAAAATAAATGAAATTGCTGATGAATTTTCTAACAGAATAATTATAGCAGGGGCAATATTTCAACCTGGAAACTACGAGTATGAAGAAAATTTATCAGTTGGTGCTTTATTAAAGAAGGCAGAAGGGGTAACCAGAGAAGCTTTCTTAGATAGAGGGATTATAGTCAGAACCTATGATGAAACAAATAAAGAAACTATTTCATTCTCTTTGAGAAATAAAAATAAAAACTTATTTTTAAGAGAAAATGATAGTATTTATATTTTTAATAAAGAAGAATTAAAAGAAAAAGAATTTATCACAATTAATGGAGCAGTAAATAAAGCAGATAAGTTTGATTTTATGAGAGGGATGCAAGTAGAAGATTTAATTGTACTTGGAGGTGGATTAAAAGACGGTGCAGATTCTAATACTATTGATGTCTCTAGAAGATTAAAAGATGGTAGTTTTGAAACAATTAGTGAGAATTTTGATCTTAAAGCAGGTCAAAACTTAGAAGGTACTGCTAGTAATAATTTTATTTTGCAGCCTTTTGACGTTGTTTCTGTTCGTTATTTAAAAGGATATACTGAGCAGAAAACTGTTTTTATTAAAGGGGAGGCTAATTTTGAAGGAGAATATTCTATAGGTGCAAAAAACGAAAAAATTTCTGATTTAATAAAACAAGCAGGCGGGTTAACTAAGTTTGCTTATATAGAAGGTGCTTTTTTAACAAGAAAGAATAATGCATTAGAAGACGAAAAGCAATTAGAAATGATTTCTGATTTTGCAAAAAAAGATACATTGAGTGTTACCTCTGATGAAGTAAAAAAGACATTTAAAATCGGTATAAATTTAAAGAAAATTTTAGAAAATAAAGGTATTGAGAATTCAAAATTTGATTTAATTTTAGAGGAAGGGGATGAACTTTTTATTCCATCAGAAAGGCAAACCGTAAAAGTCGAAGGAGAAGTATTGTCTCCTTCATTAGTAAGATATGAAAAAGGAAAAAACTTTAAACATTATATAGAAAACTCTGGAGGCTTTTCTGCAAATGCAAAAAAGAGTAGGGCTTATGTAATTCATGCGAATGGAGACATAAAGACAACTAAGCGTTTTTTGTTTTTTAAATCATATCCAGATGTTAAACCAGGATCTGTAATTTTGATACCTAACAAGCCTGAAAATGTTAAGAAGATATCAACACAGGAGATTATTGCAATCACAACAGGTTTAGCAACCCTAGGGGTTTTGGTAAAGAGTTTAACGGATAAGTAATTAAGTGATCATGGAAAAGGATAAAATTCACAATTCGGAAGAGGAGATTGATTTATCAGAGTTGTTTAGAACGATTTGGAGAGGTAAAAAAACGATAATTCGTTTTGTTACTATATTTGGTGTAATAGGTTTATTTATAGCTATCTTTTCTGAAAAACAGTATGTTGCTTCAACGACAGTTGTTCTCCAAACAGGTGGAAGTAAAGTAGGAAGTAATTTAGGGGGGTTAGCAGCTATTGCAGGAATTAACTTAGGAGGAGGATCTACAGGAGGTCTTTCTACTGCTTTGTATCCTCAAATTGTGCAAAGTGTACCTTTTCAAAGAGAATTATTAAATGTTTCTTTAAAATTTTCGAATGTAAAAGAAGAAATAACTTATAGAGAGTATTATGAAAAATATAAAAAAAATAACATTCTCTCTGTAATAAGAAATTACACCATAGGATTACCAGGTAAAGTGATTAATTTATTCAAGAAAGATCCTAATAATAATAATAGCATAACTGAGATGCCTGAAGATTCTATCTATAGAGTATCTGTAAAAGAGTATAGTCTTTTTAAACAATTAAAAGGGCAATTAGGGATAGATAACAATAAAAAAGGAAGATTCATTAAAATTTCTTTTTCAATGCCAGAAGCTTTGCCTTCGGCACAAATGGCACAAAAAGCACGTGAGTTATTACAAAAGTCAATAACTAATTTTAAAATACAGAAAACTAAAGAAGAATATACGTTTATTGAAGAGAGGTATAATGAATTAAAAAAAGATTTTAGTAAAAAACAAGCTGTTTTAGCTAGTTTTAGAGATCGAAATCAAGGATTGATTACGTCTAGGTCTCAATCACGTTTAGAAAGCCTTCAATCAGAGTCTAATTTAGCTTTCAGTATTTATTCTGAACTAGCAAAACAATTAGAAACACAAAAAATTAAATTAAAAGAGAATACACCTATATTTACAATAATAGAGCCTGTAAGTGTACCAGTGATAAAATCAAAACCTAAGAGGATTATGATTTTATTCATTTGGTTGTTTTTAGGAACTGTCTTTGGTATGGGTTTTCTTTTAGGTAAGAAATGGTTAAAGAGTCTAAATACTGATAACAAAGTAACCCATTAGTAATTTATTTTGTTAGCTTCAAAGATGTGTTTTTATAGAAAAAAAAGTTCTTTCTTATATTGGTGTCTAATATAAAAATATTGTATACGATTTAGATAAGGAAAGGTAAAAAATTATAGAATTGTTAAATAAGATAGTATGTTAGATTTAAATAATAAATCAATTTTGATTACAGGAGGGACAGGTTCATTTGGTAAAATGTTTACTAAATTAATTTTAAATAGGTTTCCTGATGTAAAAAAACTAGTTATTCTTTCTAGAGATGAGCAAAAACATTTTCAAATGGCTCAAGAGTTTTCTGAAGAACAATATTCACAAATACGATATTTTATTGGTGATGTAAGAGATAAAAATAGATTAGTTAGAGCATTTGAAGGGATTGATATTGTTATACATGCGGCAGCTATGAAACACGTGCATTTGGCAGAGTATAACCCGATGGAGTGTGTGAAAACAAATATTAATGGAGCAGAAAATGTAATAGATGCAGCGTTAGAGTGCGGGGTTAAAAGTGTAGTAGCGCTATCTACAGATAAAGCTGCTGCTCCAATCAATTTATATGGAGCAACAAAATTAGCATCAGATAAATTGTTTATAGCAGCTAACAATATTAAAGGAAAAAGAAACATAAAGTTTTCTGTCGTTCGTTATGGAAACGTGATGGGGTCTAATGGTTCTGTTATGCCATTTTTCTTAAATAAAAAGAAAAATGGAGCTGATTTTTTACCGATTACAGACGATAGGATGACACGCTTTAATATTTCTTTAGAAGATGGATGTGAGATGGTTTTCTATGCTATAGATAAAGCATGGGGAGGAGAGGTCTTTGTACCAAAGATTCCTTCATATAGAATTCCTGATGTTGCTACAGCTATCGCACCAGAATTAGAGCAAAAAGTAGTAGGGATAAGACCAGGAGAGAAATTACATGAAGAGATGATTACTTCTTCAGATTCTTACAACACGGTTGACTTAGGTAAGTATTATGCAATTTTACCTCAGAATTCACCTTATTCTGAATATACAAAAGAAGAGTATAAGAAAGCATTTAATGGAGTAGATGTTCCAGAAGGGTTCTCATACGATTCAGGTAATAATAGTGAATGGGAAACAGTTGAAAGTTTAAGAAGCTTGGTAATAAAACATGTAGATATTAATTTTAAAGTATAGTATATGCTAAAGCAGAATATTCCTTATGGAAAACAACATATTGAGCAAGATGACATTGATGCAGTTGTAGATACACTTACAGCTGATTTTTTAACACAAGGACCAAAAGTTAAAGAATTTGAAGAAAAGTTTGCAAGGTATGTTGGTTCAAGATATGCCGTTGCAGTTAATAATGCAACTTCAGGATTACACATTGCCGTTTCTGCTTTGGGTTTAAAAGAAGGTGATAGAGTTATCACAACACCTATTACATTTGCCGCTTCTGCAAATTGTATACGATATGTTGGTGGAGAAGTTTGGTTTGCAGATATTGAGCCTGATACGTACCTATTATCAGTTGAAAGCACTAAAAAACTTATAGAGAGTAAGCCAAAAGGTTTTTTTAAAGGGATTATTCCGGTAGATTTTGCTGGTCTTCCTGTAAATTTGGAAGAGTTTAGAAAGCTAGCAAATATACATGACTTATGGGTGTTAGAAGAT
This genomic stretch from Tenacibaculum sp. Bg11-29 harbors:
- a CDS encoding nucleotide sugar dehydrogenase, whose product is MNTPKIAIIGLGYVGLPLARLFAAKYSVVGFDIKTKRVQELKSGVDVTLEVDNELLKSVLVDENSNKKGLFVTSNSEDIKQCNYYIVTVPTSVDKNNQPILTPLLSASKTIGTVLNIGDTVIYESTVYPGATEEDCVPVLEAVSNLKLNKEFYVGYSPERISPGDKIRTVENILKVTSGSTEEIAKKIDDLYKSVIKAGTHMAPSIKVAEASKIIENCQRDINIAFVNELAKIFNLMNINTNEVLEAASTKWNFLPFKPGLVGGHCIGVDPFYLAQKAQQFGYYPEIILSGRRLNDSMGNHVASEVVKLMISEDVKVKNAEILILGITFKENCPDIRNTKVIDVYHALKSYGVAVDIYDPWARKEEVFTEYDLGLKPNLYDKKYDAVVLAVSHNEFKQIDLSRLKKNKGVVYDVKNFLPKELIDKTL
- a CDS encoding Gfo/Idh/MocA family oxidoreductase, whose protein sequence is MKNFALIGAAGYIAPRHLRAIKDTNNNLVAALDKFDSVGVMDSYFPKADFFVEFERFDRYIEKIKRQQGVQLDYVSICTPNYLHDSHIRMALRRGADAICEKPLVLNPWNLEALQAIEKESENKVNTILQLRLHPSIIALKKKVDSESKKGKYDVDLTYIASRGNWYDVSWKGDESKSGGIATNIGIHFYDMLSWVFGEVQENIVHLREKDKSAGYLEFEKARVRWFLSIDENSLPIEVKEKQQRTYRSITVDGDEIEFSGGFTELHTESYKGILKGRGFGLVDAKSSIEIVHGIRNAELVNFGEKHYFVR
- a CDS encoding SLBB domain-containing protein; protein product: MILKKLNILLIFLLLSLCINTIKAQDIQGNLSQIEVDNLSDKEVANYWSKIKKEGYTLEQALSIAKTRGMSELQAQKLQTRIRNLGNTSLSKNEEKVNENEEKEEEGLYFGLTGEEKDKEEKKEKLFGYDFFNNPNISFTPNLNVATPENYIVGAGDILSVDLWGAAEANYEKKVNRQGAINIQGVGNIHLIGLPIKAVRAKIKNYLKRIYSGIGASSNSYNKVNIAVSIKEVRNVQVSIVGEVKVPGSYSLSAFSTVLNSLYAAGGPTKNGTFRNVRLFRAGQKIADFDFYDFLVNGSEAGNITVQDQDVIIIKPYEKLVTIEGAVKRPGLYEMKESETVADLLRYCSGFVSNAYKQNIVIERVSGIQKEIVEIPFKELSIEKLKDGDFIKINEIADEFSNRIIIAGAIFQPGNYEYEENLSVGALLKKAEGVTREAFLDRGIIVRTYDETNKETISFSLRNKNKNLFLRENDSIYIFNKEELKEKEFITINGAVNKADKFDFMRGMQVEDLIVLGGGLKDGADSNTIDVSRRLKDGSFETISENFDLKAGQNLEGTASNNFILQPFDVVSVRYLKGYTEQKTVFIKGEANFEGEYSIGAKNEKISDLIKQAGGLTKFAYIEGAFLTRKNNALEDEKQLEMISDFAKKDTLSVTSDEVKKTFKIGINLKKILENKGIENSKFDLILEEGDELFIPSERQTVKVEGEVLSPSLVRYEKGKNFKHYIENSGGFSANAKKSRAYVIHANGDIKTTKRFLFFKSYPDVKPGSVILIPNKPENVKKISTQEIIAITTGLATLGVLVKSLTDK
- a CDS encoding Wzz/FepE/Etk N-terminal domain-containing protein encodes the protein MEKDKIHNSEEEIDLSELFRTIWRGKKTIIRFVTIFGVIGLFIAIFSEKQYVASTTVVLQTGGSKVGSNLGGLAAIAGINLGGGSTGGLSTALYPQIVQSVPFQRELLNVSLKFSNVKEEITYREYYEKYKKNNILSVIRNYTIGLPGKVINLFKKDPNNNNSITEMPEDSIYRVSVKEYSLFKQLKGQLGIDNNKKGRFIKISFSMPEALPSAQMAQKARELLQKSITNFKIQKTKEEYTFIEERYNELKKDFSKKQAVLASFRDRNQGLITSRSQSRLESLQSESNLAFSIYSELAKQLETQKIKLKENTPIFTIIEPVSVPVIKSKPKRIMILFIWLFLGTVFGMGFLLGKKWLKSLNTDNKVTH
- the pseB gene encoding UDP-N-acetylglucosamine 4,6-dehydratase (inverting), which codes for MLDLNNKSILITGGTGSFGKMFTKLILNRFPDVKKLVILSRDEQKHFQMAQEFSEEQYSQIRYFIGDVRDKNRLVRAFEGIDIVIHAAAMKHVHLAEYNPMECVKTNINGAENVIDAALECGVKSVVALSTDKAAAPINLYGATKLASDKLFIAANNIKGKRNIKFSVVRYGNVMGSNGSVMPFFLNKKKNGADFLPITDDRMTRFNISLEDGCEMVFYAIDKAWGGEVFVPKIPSYRIPDVATAIAPELEQKVVGIRPGEKLHEEMITSSDSYNTVDLGKYYAILPQNSPYSEYTKEEYKKAFNGVDVPEGFSYDSGNNSEWETVESLRSLVIKHVDINFKV